In Bernardetia litoralis DSM 6794, the genomic window CAGTATCTATTTTAGTATATTGACAAGGTTTTTTCTAGATTTAATCAGCCATTGTTGATACTCTCGCCAATGACACTTTCGTTCATAAACCAGCCCGAATATTTTACATAATTATTAGCTATTCGTTGCAACATTTCGCCTCTTTCTCCGATTGGTTTTACTTTTTTAGCAGGAACACCAGCATAAATAAATCCACTTTCAATTTCTGTTCCTTCCAAAACTACTGCACCTGCTGCCACTATGCTTCCAGTTCTGACAATTACACCATCCATAAGTCGTGCCCCCATTCCTATCAAAACATTATCTTCAATTGTGCAACCATGTACGATGGCATTGTGTCCGATACTTACATAATTTCCAATTGTTGTTGATGCAGTTCCATATGTTCCATGAATAGTTGAGTTGTCTTGAATATTAGTATGATGACCAATTTTGATAAAATTTACATCGCCACGAATGACAGCACTAAACCAAACACTACAATTATCACCTATTTCTACTTCGCCCACTATTGTAGCATTGGGAGCAAGAAAACAATCTTTGCCAAATTTTGGAGAAAAACCACGCACAGGAAGAATTAAAGCCATTATTTTTTAGAATTTTAAAGAGTTATTGAAATTAATAATTTCCTAATCATTTGGAAATTAATATGAAATATACAACTATTAATTTAGGAACATAAAAAATGAGCTTTTATTCTACTCAATTTTTCATCATTTCAATTATGAATATCACTACTCAAAATCAGATTGCTAGTTATAAATTGCAACTAAAAAGTGTTCTTTCTCAACTCAAAACAGAATATAATAATTTGGATAAAGAAAATCTTGAAAATGACACTATTTCTCCAAAAGAACTTCATAAACTAAGAGAAGTTTCCAAACGATTAAATGAATATTGTAGCGATGTAATGGCATATCAGGAGAAAATTAAGTTTCTTAGTGCTGAATAAATTAAGTTCTTTAATAAGGAATTTCTATAAAAAAAGTTGTTCCAGTATTCGAATTAATACTCAAATTATCATTCAAATTACTCTCTACTTTTATTTTCCATTTGTGCGCTCTTACTACTTGTTTGATATAACTTAGTCCTAATCCAAAGCCTTTTGTTGCATGAATATCACTGTTTTGGATTCTGAAAAATTTATCAAAAATACGTTTTTGGAATTTTTTATCAATGCCTATTCCGTTATCTTTTATAGAAATAATGAGTTTATTTTTTGATTGAATTAAAATAGAAATTTCTACAAAAGGCGTATTTTGATTGTATTTAAAGGCATTTTCTAAAAGATTATGCAGCATGTTTTGAAAGTGAACTTTATCAGTTTTTATAAAAGTCTGATTTTCTATATCTATAAATTGAATTTTAAAATCTTGCTTTTGAAAGTCTTGTTTTGCCAAAATTTCTAACTCAAAACTCTGTGTTGTTTCTTGAATTATTTCTTGAAGATTAATTTTTTCTAAAGAAAGAGGAACATAACTACTTCGCTCCAACATCAAAAGTTCAACGAGCTTTTCTACCTGTGAATTTAATCTTTCGGTTTGTTCTTTTACAATAATGGCATATTGCTGTTTTCTAGTTTCTTCCTTTGTAGAATTTTGTGCTAAATTATTATCTATAAGCACATTAGAAGCAATTCCCAAAATAGAAATAGGCGTTTTGAGTTCGTGTGTAATATTATTGATAAACTGTTTTTGAGCTTGTGAAAACTGCTTTTGTGTAATAATAAAAAACATTCCATAAACCAAAAAGAAAATTACCAACAGTAAAATCACAGATAAAAATATCCAAATATCCATTTCTGAAACGAGTTGAGAAGAAACCGAAGGAAACCGAATACCGAAATAATAATTTTGTCCTTCCCATTTTGGAAGTTCTTTTTTGAATTTTCCTTTATTTTTTAGGTTTTTAGACTTTTTATTATCTTCATTTAATGAAATATAATTTCCATAGACCATTTTTTCGCTATCACAATCATAAATTCCATATTCAAAATCAGTCTGAATATTTCGCTTCGAAAACTCATTTTTTAGAAAATATTCCAATATAGCAGCATCAATTTCACAGTTTACACTAACCGTATAATAATCACTAGAAATCTGATTTATAGGAGATTGAGAAGGCAATGTAGTTTTGCTATATGCAGCAATTTTTCTAGCAATATGCTGTAAAGCAACTTGTATTTTTTGCTCGTTTTGTTTTCTATTTGCATCAAATGCTCGCTGCACCCAGTAAATTTGGATAGAAATAATTCCGAAAATGGAAAGTAAAGCAAAAATTAAAAGAAGGGTAATAGTTCGTTTGTTCATAATACAAATTTAGAATTTAGAGGATAGATTTTAGAATTAAATTCCAAAATCTAAGTTTATATTAATTTACCTCTAAAATCTGACTTCTAATTTCTAATTTTATTCCATTAACATCTCCTTAACAAACCTTTGAAAGTCATTAACACCACTCAAAAGAGTTTTGCTGTACATTTGTATAAGTTCTTGTTGCAACCGAAACTTAATTTATCAAATTATTATTTACACTCTAAATTTTCAAAATTATGCAAAAGCAATTTTTTGGTTTTCTTTTTACGCTAGTTACACTTTCTTTTTTATTCGCTTTCTCTCCAGCCTACAATGCAATTAGTTGGACACAAACCAGTATTGAGTTTGGAAAAATCGAACATAACAAACCTGTAACAGCAACCTACGAATTTGTCAATACAGGCAAAACGCCACTAATTATTCAGTCTGCAAAAGGTTCTTGTGGCTGCACAGGCGTAGAGTTTTCGAAAGAAGCTATTCCAACAGGACAATCAAGTAATATAAAAGCAACTTTCAATGCTGCCAAAATCGGAGCATTCAGCAAAACTGTAACAGTTACAATAACTGGCGAAAATGAGCCTATTGTACTTCGTTTTAATGGAGAAGTCGTAAATTAATTACGAATTAAATTCCTTACGTAATTTTGTTTTTCGTAATTCGTAATTGATTTCTGAACTTTCTTCTTTATTTTTTGGTTTTGGATAAGTATATGATAAAAATTAGGCGCAATCTATATTTATAACAATAAATTTATGTAAAATTAATATTTTGACAAATTTAATTTGTATAATTTTAGCGCATACAAAATTTAACAAATCTACTTTAAGTTATATAGTTAGATTTTAATTTTATTTATTTCTTCAAAAACCCAAAACTATAAAGTCATGATTGGTCGGAAAGTGTTAATATTGAATGCAGATTATCGTGCGATTTCTGTTTGTAGTGTAGCCAAAGCATTTTTGCTTGTTTATTTACATAAAGCTGAGATGGTAAACTCTGTTCCTGATGGTTTTATCCAAACGGTAAACAAATCTTTCGCTGCTCCTTCTGTTATTCGTCTAAATTCTTATGTCAATATTCCATACAGAGGAGTAATGCTCACACGTCAAAACATCTTCAAACGAGATGGAAATCAATGTGTGTATTGTAAAAGTACTCAAAATCTTACTTTAGATCACGTTATTCCACGCTCACAAGGAGGAAAAACATCTTGGACAAATTTGGTAAGTGCTTGTCAGCGTTGCAACTCAAAGAAAAGTGATTTCAGCCTTGAAGATGTTGGGATGAAATTACCTTATGAGCCTTTCAAGCCTACTTTTGTAATGTTTTTACGTGATTTTTCAAGAATGGGAGATGAGAATTGGAAACAATTTTTACAAAATGTTTAATTTATTTCTATGAAAGAAAAGCTACAAAATAGAAACAGAGGTT contains:
- a CDS encoding gamma carbonic anhydrase family protein, which produces MALILPVRGFSPKFGKDCFLAPNATIVGEVEIGDNCSVWFSAVIRGDVNFIKIGHHTNIQDNSTIHGTYGTASTTIGNYVSIGHNAIVHGCTIEDNVLIGMGARLMDGVIVRTGSIVAAGAVVLEGTEIESGFIYAGVPAKKVKPIGERGEMLQRIANNYVKYSGWFMNESVIGESINNG
- a CDS encoding sensor histidine kinase — protein: MNKRTITLLLIFALLSIFGIISIQIYWVQRAFDANRKQNEQKIQVALQHIARKIAAYSKTTLPSQSPINQISSDYYTVSVNCEIDAAILEYFLKNEFSKRNIQTDFEYGIYDCDSEKMVYGNYISLNEDNKKSKNLKNKGKFKKELPKWEGQNYYFGIRFPSVSSQLVSEMDIWIFLSVILLLVIFFLVYGMFFIITQKQFSQAQKQFINNITHELKTPISILGIASNVLIDNNLAQNSTKEETRKQQYAIIVKEQTERLNSQVEKLVELLMLERSSYVPLSLEKINLQEIIQETTQSFELEILAKQDFQKQDFKIQFIDIENQTFIKTDKVHFQNMLHNLLENAFKYNQNTPFVEISILIQSKNKLIISIKDNGIGIDKKFQKRIFDKFFRIQNSDIHATKGFGLGLSYIKQVVRAHKWKIKVESNLNDNLSINSNTGTTFFIEIPY
- a CDS encoding DUF1573 domain-containing protein, which produces MQKQFFGFLFTLVTLSFLFAFSPAYNAISWTQTSIEFGKIEHNKPVTATYEFVNTGKTPLIIQSAKGSCGCTGVEFSKEAIPTGQSSNIKATFNAAKIGAFSKTVTVTITGENEPIVLRFNGEVVN
- a CDS encoding HNH endonuclease, which gives rise to MIGRKVLILNADYRAISVCSVAKAFLLVYLHKAEMVNSVPDGFIQTVNKSFAAPSVIRLNSYVNIPYRGVMLTRQNIFKRDGNQCVYCKSTQNLTLDHVIPRSQGGKTSWTNLVSACQRCNSKKSDFSLEDVGMKLPYEPFKPTFVMFLRDFSRMGDENWKQFLQNV